One region of Streptomyces leeuwenhoekii genomic DNA includes:
- a CDS encoding MFS transporter, whose protein sequence is MSTTPPPRATARSDPDPSADERGAEDGAFGWLRALGPRGRRAFGGAFGGYALDSYDYFTLPLSMVALAAYFGLDSGQTGLLTTVTLVLSAVGGALAGVLADRIGRVKALLLTVITYAVFTVACGFAPTYETLLVFRALQGLGFGGEWAVGAILVAEYADARHRGRTLGAIQSAWAVGWGLAVIVYTMVFSLADDNLAWRIMFWTGALPALLVVWVRRSVRDAPEAAAARERSTHKGSFAAIFAPARAGTPGLLRTTLFAGLLSTGVQGGYYTLATWVPTYLKTERGLSVVGTGGYMTFLISGAFTGYLTGGYLTDRLGRRRNIWLFALLSAVCVVAYANIPSGADTLLLVLGFPLGFCMSAIFSGFGSYLAELYPTAVRGTGQGFTYNTGRAVGAVFPTTVGFLADGWGVGGALVFGAIGYGLAALALLGLPETKGRELT, encoded by the coding sequence ATGAGCACGACCCCTCCACCGCGGGCCACAGCCCGCAGCGACCCGGACCCCTCTGCGGACGAACGCGGCGCCGAGGACGGCGCGTTCGGCTGGCTGCGGGCCCTGGGGCCACGGGGCCGCCGCGCCTTCGGCGGCGCGTTCGGCGGCTACGCCCTCGACTCCTACGACTACTTCACGCTCCCGCTGAGCATGGTCGCCCTGGCCGCCTACTTCGGCCTGGACAGCGGCCAGACCGGCCTGCTCACCACCGTGACGCTGGTGCTCTCCGCGGTCGGCGGCGCCCTCGCGGGTGTGCTCGCGGACCGGATCGGCCGGGTCAAGGCCCTGCTGCTGACCGTGATCACGTACGCGGTGTTCACGGTGGCCTGCGGCTTCGCGCCCACGTACGAGACCCTGCTGGTGTTCCGCGCCCTGCAGGGCCTCGGCTTCGGCGGCGAGTGGGCGGTGGGCGCCATCCTGGTCGCCGAGTACGCCGACGCCCGGCACCGGGGCCGTACGCTCGGCGCGATCCAGAGCGCCTGGGCCGTGGGCTGGGGCCTGGCCGTGATCGTGTACACGATGGTGTTCTCGCTGGCCGACGACAACCTGGCCTGGCGGATCATGTTCTGGACGGGCGCGCTGCCCGCGCTGCTGGTGGTGTGGGTGCGGCGCAGTGTGCGCGACGCCCCGGAGGCGGCCGCGGCACGCGAGCGCAGCACGCACAAGGGCTCCTTCGCGGCGATCTTCGCACCGGCCCGAGCCGGTACGCCCGGTCTGCTGCGCACCACGCTCTTCGCCGGTCTGCTGTCCACGGGCGTCCAGGGCGGCTACTACACGCTGGCCACCTGGGTCCCGACGTATCTGAAGACCGAACGCGGCCTTTCCGTCGTCGGCACCGGCGGCTACATGACGTTCCTCATCTCGGGCGCCTTCACCGGCTATCTCACCGGCGGCTACCTCACCGACCGTCTGGGGCGACGGCGCAACATCTGGCTGTTCGCCCTGCTGTCCGCGGTGTGCGTGGTGGCGTACGCGAACATCCCGAGCGGCGCGGACACCCTGCTGCTCGTGCTCGGCTTCCCGCTCGGGTTCTGCATGTCGGCGATCTTCAGCGGCTTCGGGTCGTACCTGGCCGAGCTCTATCCCACGGCCGTGCGCGGCACCGGCCAGGGCTTCACCTACAACACGGGGCGTGCCGTGGGAGCGGTGTTCCCCACGACGGTCGGCTTCCTGGCCGACGGCTGGGGCGTGGGCGGCGCGCTGGTGTTCGGCGCGATCGGCTACGGCCTGGCGGCACTGGCACTGCTGGGACTGCCCGAGACCAAGGGAAGGGAACTGACGTGA
- a CDS encoding SGNH/GDSL hydrolase family protein — MAPVRFAALGDSLTAGVGDPVPHGRRGWAALLAAGLAEDAGRAVRFTNLAVSGARTRDVLERQLPAGLALRPDVVSVVAGVNDTLRRTFDIGAVAAGLDAVYAAFAGQGAVLLTACLPDPGALLGLPGPLAGPLARRQRAVNAVVHALSDRYRAVHLHAHAGDWVTDRAMWSADRLHPGERGHRQLALRFHALLAARGIATGHAPSPDPELPAPTRAANLWWLATAGTGWVARRCTDLLPHLLTLAADELRHHARGTSARLDLRASAAVSAALAALSATERPESVR; from the coding sequence ATGGCGCCCGTGCGGTTCGCAGCCCTCGGCGACTCACTGACCGCGGGCGTGGGCGACCCCGTCCCGCACGGCCGGCGCGGCTGGGCCGCACTGCTCGCCGCGGGCCTCGCCGAGGACGCCGGCAGGGCCGTCCGGTTCACCAATCTCGCGGTGAGCGGGGCGCGGACCCGGGACGTGCTGGAGCGGCAGCTTCCCGCCGGGCTCGCCCTGCGGCCCGACGTCGTCTCCGTCGTCGCCGGGGTCAACGACACCCTGCGCCGCACCTTCGACATCGGCGCCGTGGCCGCCGGCCTCGACGCGGTGTACGCCGCCTTCGCCGGGCAGGGCGCGGTGCTGCTCACCGCGTGCCTGCCCGACCCGGGCGCCCTGCTCGGGCTGCCCGGGCCGCTGGCCGGCCCGCTCGCGCGGCGGCAGCGGGCGGTCAACGCCGTGGTGCACGCCCTGTCCGACCGCTACCGTGCGGTGCATCTGCACGCCCACGCGGGCGACTGGGTCACGGACCGGGCGATGTGGAGCGCGGACCGGCTGCACCCGGGCGAGCGGGGGCACCGGCAACTGGCCCTGCGCTTCCACGCCCTGCTGGCCGCCCGGGGCATCGCCACCGGCCACGCTCCCTCGCCGGACCCCGAGCTTCCGGCGCCCACCCGGGCGGCGAACCTGTGGTGGCTGGCCACCGCGGGCACCGGCTGGGTGGCCCGGCGCTGCACCGACCTGCTGCCCCACCTGCTGACCCTGGCCGCCGACGAACTGCGGCACCACGCGCGCGGGACCAGCGCCCGCCTCGATCTGCGCGCCTCCGCCGCGGTGTCGGCGGCGCTCGCCGCGCTGTCGGCGACGGAGCGGCCGGAGTCCGTCCGGTAG
- a CDS encoding 5-oxoprolinase subunit B family protein: MNVLRVGEDALLVEVASGEEAQALHAELLRRRAEGSLRAREIVPAARTVLLDGLADRARAISELSAAEVPPAPPRAGDVVELPVRYDGPDLGEVAAHWGVPEPEVARIHAGTEFRVAFCGFAPGFGYLTGLPARYHVPRRDTPRTAVPAGSVALAGPYTGVYPRSSPGGWRLIGTTDAVLWDHTRMPAALLSPGTRVRFVDRGRS; encoded by the coding sequence ATGAACGTGCTGCGGGTCGGTGAGGACGCCCTCCTGGTGGAGGTGGCCTCCGGCGAGGAGGCCCAGGCGCTGCACGCGGAGCTGCTGCGGCGGCGGGCGGAGGGGTCGCTGAGGGCCCGGGAGATCGTCCCGGCGGCCCGCACGGTCCTCCTCGACGGTCTCGCCGACCGGGCCCGTGCGATCTCCGAGCTGTCCGCCGCCGAGGTGCCGCCCGCTCCCCCGCGCGCGGGGGACGTCGTCGAGCTGCCGGTCCGCTACGACGGGCCGGACCTGGGCGAGGTCGCCGCGCACTGGGGCGTGCCCGAGCCGGAGGTGGCGCGCATCCACGCGGGCACCGAGTTCCGCGTCGCCTTCTGCGGCTTCGCCCCGGGCTTCGGCTATCTGACGGGGCTGCCGGCGCGCTACCACGTTCCGCGCCGGGACACCCCGCGCACGGCCGTCCCGGCGGGCTCCGTGGCGCTGGCGGGCCCGTACACGGGCGTGTACCCGCGCTCGTCGCCCGGCGGGTGGCGGCTGATCGGTACGACGGACGCAGTGCTGTGGGACCACACACGGATGCCGGCGGCGCTGCTGTCGCCGGGCACGCGCGTGCGCTTCGTCGACCGGGGGCGGTCATGA
- a CDS encoding glycosyltransferase family 4 protein: MRVVIVTESFPPDVNGVAHCALQTARHLVDRGHAPLVVAPAPAPGSDPGLRAPCPVVRVPSLPLPGYPQVRVALPSRRVAAALAGHRADLVHLAGPFVLGVRGMAAAARLGIPAVAVYQTDLAGYARTYLGAGEAAAWRRLRAVHGAADLTLAPSSAAARDLRAHGVPRVELWPRGVDTVRFRPARRDAALRRELAPDGELIVGYVGRLAAEKRVELLAGVNRMEGVRVVIVGDGPCRPALEGVLPGAVFLGRRTGDDLARVFASLDVFVHTGPFETFCQTVQEAMASGVPVIAPAAGGPLDLVAHGRTGLLVPPGDAAAVRDAVWALAADPGLRAAFGAAGRAAVEGRTWAAVGDRLIGHYADVLALRTPAVAA, translated from the coding sequence ATGCGTGTCGTCATCGTGACCGAATCCTTTCCTCCCGATGTGAACGGCGTGGCCCACTGCGCGCTCCAGACCGCCCGGCACCTCGTCGACCGCGGTCACGCTCCCCTCGTCGTCGCCCCCGCCCCGGCCCCCGGCAGCGACCCCGGCCTCCGGGCGCCGTGCCCGGTCGTGCGCGTCCCCTCCCTCCCGCTCCCCGGTTACCCGCAGGTCCGGGTCGCCCTGCCCAGCCGGCGGGTCGCCGCGGCACTCGCCGGGCACCGCGCCGACCTCGTCCACCTGGCCGGGCCCTTCGTGCTCGGCGTACGCGGCATGGCGGCGGCCGCCCGGCTCGGCATCCCCGCCGTGGCCGTCTACCAGACCGACCTGGCCGGATACGCCCGGACGTACCTGGGCGCCGGGGAGGCGGCGGCCTGGCGGCGGCTGAGGGCCGTGCACGGTGCCGCCGACCTCACCCTCGCCCCCTCCAGCGCCGCCGCGCGGGACCTGCGGGCACACGGCGTCCCCCGGGTCGAGCTGTGGCCACGGGGAGTCGACACCGTCCGCTTCCGGCCCGCGCGGCGCGACGCCGCGCTGCGCCGCGAACTCGCCCCGGACGGCGAGCTGATCGTCGGCTACGTCGGGAGGCTCGCCGCCGAGAAGCGGGTCGAACTGCTCGCCGGGGTCAACAGGATGGAGGGCGTCCGGGTCGTGATCGTCGGCGACGGACCCTGCCGGCCCGCGCTGGAAGGGGTCCTGCCCGGCGCCGTCTTCCTCGGCCGCCGCACCGGCGACGACCTCGCCCGCGTCTTCGCCTCGCTCGACGTGTTCGTGCACACCGGCCCCTTCGAGACCTTCTGCCAGACCGTGCAGGAGGCCATGGCAAGCGGTGTCCCCGTCATCGCTCCCGCCGCGGGCGGACCGCTGGATCTGGTCGCCCACGGCCGCACCGGGCTGCTGGTCCCGCCCGGTGACGCCGCCGCCGTACGGGACGCCGTGTGGGCGCTGGCCGCCGACCCGGGACTGCGGGCGGCCTTCGGAGCCGCCGGGCGCGCCGCCGTCGAGGGGCGTACCTGGGCGGCCGTCGGCGACCGGCTGATCGGGCACTACGCGGACGTCCTCGCCCTGCGGACCCCGGCGGTGGCGGCATGA
- a CDS encoding putative hydro-lyase → MNPTYDRTAGAAEDRPLVLVDEHAHAWSPETARTRIREGLAGPTAGVAAGRTQANLIAVPADWAYDVLLFCTRNPQPCPVLDVTDAGSWTTVLAEGADLRTDLPRYRVWRDGELVDEPTDVRAYWREDLVSFLIGCSFTFEWALARAGVPIRHVEQGRNVPMYVTTRPCRPAGRLRGPLVVSMRPVPPEHLAAAVRETRRFPAVHGGPVHCGDPSVLGIGDLGRPDFGDPVEYSPDDIPVFWACGVTPQAAVAASRPPFAITHAPGRMFLTDALDEQYRVA, encoded by the coding sequence GTGAACCCGACATACGACCGCACGGCAGGCGCGGCCGAGGACCGGCCCCTGGTCCTCGTCGACGAGCACGCGCACGCGTGGAGCCCGGAAACGGCCCGCACCCGCATCCGCGAGGGCCTGGCGGGCCCCACGGCCGGGGTGGCGGCGGGACGTACGCAGGCCAACCTGATCGCCGTGCCCGCCGACTGGGCCTACGACGTGCTGCTGTTCTGCACGCGCAACCCCCAGCCCTGCCCGGTGCTCGACGTCACCGACGCCGGGTCCTGGACGACCGTCCTCGCCGAGGGCGCGGACCTGCGCACCGACCTGCCGCGCTACCGGGTGTGGCGGGACGGGGAGCTGGTGGACGAGCCGACGGACGTACGCGCCTACTGGCGCGAGGACCTGGTGTCGTTCCTGATCGGGTGCAGCTTCACCTTCGAGTGGGCGCTCGCACGCGCGGGCGTGCCGATCCGTCACGTCGAGCAGGGCCGCAACGTGCCGATGTACGTCACCACCCGCCCGTGCCGCCCGGCCGGGCGGCTGCGCGGACCGCTGGTGGTGTCGATGCGCCCGGTGCCGCCGGAGCACCTGGCGGCGGCGGTCCGCGAGACCCGGCGGTTCCCGGCCGTGCACGGCGGCCCGGTGCACTGCGGCGACCCGTCGGTGCTCGGCATCGGCGACCTGGGCCGGCCGGACTTCGGCGACCCCGTGGAGTACTCGCCGGACGACATCCCGGTGTTCTGGGCGTGCGGGGTGACCCCGCAGGCGGCGGTGGCGGCCTCCCGTCCGCCGTTCGCGATCACACACGCGCCGGGGCGGATGTTCCTCACCGACGCGCTCGACGAGCAGTACCGCGTGGCCTGA
- a CDS encoding GntR family transcriptional regulator — protein sequence MADPLTQLADDRALLGRTSTAERVADILRTRIAEGSFPPGTRLSEDSIGGALGVSRNTLREAFRLLTHERLLVHELNRGVFVRVLTVEDVEDIYRTRALVECAVVRGLGEPPFGLDALAGAVEEGRRAAREGDWKAVGTANIHFHRELVALAGSERTDELMRSVFAELRLAFHIVDDPRRLHEPYMARNLQILGALQAGDREAAERLLAVYLADSLERVVEVYRRRVGDEGR from the coding sequence ATGGCAGATCCGCTCACCCAACTGGCCGACGACCGCGCGCTCCTCGGGCGCACCAGTACCGCGGAACGGGTCGCCGACATCCTCAGGACCCGGATCGCCGAGGGCTCCTTCCCGCCCGGGACCCGGCTGTCGGAGGACAGCATCGGCGGCGCGCTCGGCGTCTCCCGCAACACGCTCCGCGAGGCGTTCCGGCTGCTCACCCACGAACGCCTGCTCGTCCACGAGCTGAACCGCGGCGTCTTCGTCCGGGTCCTGACCGTGGAGGACGTCGAGGACATCTACCGCACCCGCGCCCTCGTCGAGTGCGCCGTCGTCCGGGGGCTGGGCGAGCCGCCGTTCGGCCTGGACGCGCTCGCCGGGGCCGTGGAGGAGGGGCGGCGCGCGGCCCGCGAAGGTGACTGGAAAGCGGTGGGCACGGCCAACATCCACTTCCACCGGGAACTGGTGGCCCTCGCCGGCAGCGAGCGCACCGACGAACTGATGCGCAGCGTCTTCGCCGAACTCCGCCTCGCCTTCCACATCGTGGACGACCCCCGGCGCCTGCACGAGCCGTACATGGCCCGCAACCTCCAGATCCTCGGCGCCCTGCAGGCGGGGGACCGGGAGGCCGCCGAGCGGCTGCTCGCCGTCTATCTGGCCGACTCGCTGGAGCGGGTCGTGGAGGTGTACCGGCGGCGGGTCGGGGACGAGGGACGGTAG
- a CDS encoding glycosyltransferase produces MNRTTTRGLRIVRLANFVAPASGGLRTALRELGRGYRAAGHEPVLIVPGEHADDRETRQGRVITLPAPPLPGTGGYRVLTGKRHLARLLEELAPDRLEVSDRTTLRWTGAWARHHRIPAVMVSHETADGVLRTWGLPEAAARRAADALNIRTAHAYARVVCTTEFAEREFVRIGARNVVRAPLGVDLAARHPGLRDAALRARHAREGETLLVMCSRLSVEKRPGTALEALSVLRRRGRRAVLVVAGDGPLRSRLERRARERALPVTFLGHVCDRRLLGALQASADVCLAPGPAETFGLAALEAMACGTPVVASASSALPEVIGACGAVAADDGEGFADAVEEVLGRRETARREAARARAERFGWDAAVTAFLAAHDADHHGAPAVRDGVPAAHDGVPGAAVPVRPVARGV; encoded by the coding sequence ATGAACCGGACGACCACGCGCGGGCTGCGGATCGTACGGCTCGCCAACTTCGTCGCACCCGCCTCCGGGGGCCTGCGCACCGCGCTGCGCGAGCTCGGCCGGGGCTACCGGGCGGCGGGACACGAACCCGTCCTGATCGTCCCCGGCGAGCACGCCGACGACCGCGAGACCCGGCAGGGCCGGGTGATCACCCTGCCCGCGCCGCCGCTGCCCGGGACCGGCGGCTACCGCGTCCTGACCGGCAAGCGGCACCTGGCCCGGCTCCTCGAAGAGCTGGCGCCGGACCGGCTGGAGGTGTCGGACCGCACGACGCTGCGCTGGACGGGCGCGTGGGCGCGGCACCACCGGATCCCCGCGGTGATGGTCTCCCACGAGACCGCCGACGGCGTACTGCGCACCTGGGGACTGCCCGAGGCGGCGGCCCGGCGTGCCGCCGACGCCCTCAACATCCGTACGGCGCACGCCTACGCGCGCGTGGTGTGCACCACCGAGTTCGCCGAGCGGGAGTTCGTGCGGATCGGGGCGCGCAACGTCGTACGGGCCCCGCTCGGCGTCGACCTCGCCGCGCGCCACCCGGGCCTGCGGGACGCGGCGCTGCGGGCGCGGCACGCGCGCGAGGGGGAGACGCTGCTGGTGATGTGCTCCCGGCTGTCCGTGGAGAAACGGCCCGGCACCGCCCTGGAGGCGCTCTCGGTGCTGCGGCGGCGCGGCCGGCGCGCGGTGCTGGTGGTGGCCGGGGACGGGCCGCTGCGCTCCCGGCTGGAGCGGCGGGCGCGGGAGCGCGCGCTGCCGGTCACCTTCCTCGGCCATGTCTGCGACCGCCGTCTGCTCGGTGCGCTGCAGGCGTCCGCCGACGTCTGCCTCGCACCGGGCCCCGCCGAGACGTTCGGGCTCGCCGCGCTGGAGGCGATGGCGTGCGGGACGCCCGTGGTGGCCAGCGCCTCCTCCGCCCTGCCCGAGGTGATCGGCGCCTGCGGGGCCGTGGCCGCCGACGACGGGGAGGGCTTCGCGGACGCGGTGGAGGAGGTGCTCGGACGCCGGGAGACGGCGCGGCGGGAGGCCGCACGCGCGCGCGCCGAGCGTTTCGGGTGGGACGCGGCGGTCACCGCGTTCCTGGCGGCGCACGACGCGGACCACCACGGGGCGCCCGCGGTACGCGACGGGGTGCCCGCGGCCCACGACGGGGTGCCCGGTGCGGCCGTCCCGGTACGTCCCGTCGCGCGGGGGGTGTGA
- a CDS encoding LamB/YcsF family protein, which produces MTSIDLNADLGEGFGRWRLTDDERLLSVVTSANVACGFHAGDPATMRRVCELAAERGVVIGAQVSYRDLAGFGRRAMDVPPAELAAEVAYQIGALEIFARAAGSRVAYVKPHGALYNRVVHDAEQAAAVVEGVLIADGGLPVLGLPGSRLLELAAQAGLPAVTEAFADRAYTDAGTLVPRGQDGAVVTDPEAVVERSVSLARSGQVTARSGARIGVRARSLCVHGDTPGAVELARRVRDRLEASGVRVESFA; this is translated from the coding sequence ATGACCTCGATCGACCTCAACGCCGACCTCGGCGAGGGCTTCGGCCGCTGGCGGCTCACCGACGACGAGCGGCTGCTGTCGGTCGTCACCAGCGCCAATGTGGCCTGCGGCTTCCACGCCGGGGACCCGGCCACCATGCGCCGGGTGTGTGAACTGGCGGCCGAGCGGGGGGTGGTGATCGGGGCGCAGGTCTCCTACCGGGACCTGGCCGGGTTCGGGCGGCGCGCGATGGACGTGCCGCCCGCCGAGCTGGCCGCCGAGGTGGCGTACCAGATCGGCGCCCTGGAGATCTTCGCGCGCGCCGCGGGCTCCCGCGTGGCGTACGTCAAGCCGCACGGCGCCCTGTACAACCGCGTCGTCCACGACGCGGAGCAGGCCGCCGCGGTCGTCGAGGGCGTGCTGATCGCGGACGGCGGGCTGCCCGTTCTCGGCCTGCCCGGCTCCCGGCTGCTGGAGCTGGCCGCGCAGGCCGGCCTGCCGGCCGTCACGGAGGCGTTCGCGGACCGCGCGTACACCGACGCGGGCACGCTCGTGCCGCGCGGGCAGGACGGCGCGGTGGTGACCGACCCGGAGGCCGTCGTGGAGCGGTCGGTGTCGCTGGCCCGTTCGGGTCAGGTCACCGCGCGCTCCGGGGCGCGGATCGGGGTACGGGCGCGGTCGCTGTGCGTGCACGGCGACACGCCCGGTGCGGTGGAGCTGGCCCGCCGGGTCCGCGACCGGCTGGAGGCGTCCGGCGTCCGGGTGGAGTCCTTCGCATGA
- a CDS encoding biotin-dependent carboxyltransferase family protein: MTDRALAVVRAGALTTVQDTGRPGHAHLGVPRSGALDAPAAALVNRLVGNPPDAAVLETTLDGCALRPRSAVTVAVGGAPCPVTVDGRPAAWGAPVHVPAGALLEVGTAVTGVRGYVAVSGGIAVEPVLGSRSTDLLSGLGPPPLRNGAVLPLGRPGVPHARVDAAPQPAPPAELVLRVTLGPRDDWCAPAAVRTFTSRAYRVSPASNRIGLRMDGPALTRARTGELPSEGMVLGAVQVPPDGRPVVFLADHPTTGGYPVIGVVRAADLPAAAQARPGTPVRFVAVRHR; this comes from the coding sequence ATGACGGACCGTGCGCTGGCCGTCGTACGGGCCGGTGCCCTGACCACCGTGCAGGACACCGGCCGGCCCGGACACGCCCACCTCGGGGTGCCCCGCTCCGGGGCGCTGGACGCGCCCGCGGCGGCGCTCGTCAACCGGCTGGTCGGCAATCCGCCGGATGCCGCCGTCCTGGAGACCACCCTCGACGGCTGTGCGCTGCGCCCCCGTTCGGCGGTCACGGTGGCGGTCGGCGGTGCCCCGTGCCCGGTGACGGTCGACGGGCGCCCCGCTGCCTGGGGCGCGCCCGTGCACGTGCCGGCGGGGGCTCTGCTCGAGGTGGGGACCGCCGTGACGGGCGTCCGCGGTTATGTGGCCGTCTCCGGTGGCATCGCCGTCGAGCCGGTGCTCGGGAGCCGCTCCACCGACCTGCTGTCGGGGCTCGGCCCGCCACCTCTGCGGAACGGTGCCGTCCTGCCCCTGGGGCGCCCCGGCGTCCCCCACGCGCGCGTGGACGCCGCTCCGCAGCCCGCGCCCCCCGCCGAGCTGGTGCTGCGGGTGACCCTCGGCCCGCGCGACGACTGGTGCGCGCCGGCGGCGGTACGGACGTTCACCTCTCGCGCCTACCGGGTCTCGCCCGCGAGCAACCGCATCGGCCTGCGCATGGACGGCCCCGCGCTCACCCGGGCCCGTACCGGCGAACTGCCCAGCGAGGGGATGGTGCTGGGCGCCGTCCAGGTGCCGCCCGACGGAAGGCCGGTCGTGTTCCTGGCCGACCACCCGACCACCGGCGGCTATCCGGTGATCGGGGTCGTGCGCGCCGCCGACCTCCCGGCCGCCGCCCAGGCGAGACCGGGCACGCCGGTGCGCTTCGTGGCCGTAAGGCACCGCTGA